The Rhizobium rosettiformans genomic sequence GTCCGATCGCGCGCCCACCGAGGGCTGCGACTTCCTTCTCGACCTCCGCTGCGGCATCCGGCTGACCGAGATGGGTAAAGGCGACGTCGTAGCCTTCCCGGACAAAGGCCGATACCAGATGACGGCCGATGCCGGAGCTGCCGCCGGTGATGATTGCAAATTTGGCCATGTCGTCCTCCCGGATGGCTATGCTTTTGCCGAGGGATGCAGCGCCGGGCAGCAATCGTCAAGGCCAGCCATGCCGATGACAGGCGTCTCATCCGAAGGCATGGTTGCCGCTCAAGGGCGCCGATGCTATGCGGACCGCCATCAACAGCTGATGCCCGCGCCTCTCGTCCGCGACGGCATCGATCGATCCCTGGCCCGCGAGGAGCTTCCGATGACCCGTCCTCTCCTGATCTCGCCTTCCATTCTGGCTGCCGACTTCTCCCGCCTCGGAGAAGAAGTGCGCGACGTCGTCGACGCTGGCGCAGAATGGGTGCATCTCGACGTGATGGACGGCCATTTCGTCCCAAACATCTCCTTCGGCCCCGCGATCATCAAGGCGCTGCGCCCCTGGACCAAGGCCGTCTTCGACTGCCATCTGATGATCGCGCCGGCCGATCCCTATCTCGCCGCTTTTGCCGATGCTGGCTGCGATATCATCACCGTGCACGCGGAAGCCGGTCCGCATTTGCACCGCTCGCTGCAGACCATCCGGGCGCTCGGCAAGAAGGCCGGCGTTTCGCTCAATCCGGCGACGCCGCTTTCGGTCCTAGAGCATGTGATGGATGATCTCGACCTGATCCTGATCATGAGCGTCAACCCGGGCTTCGGCGGCCAGAA encodes the following:
- the rpe gene encoding ribulose-phosphate 3-epimerase yields the protein MTRPLLISPSILAADFSRLGEEVRDVVDAGAEWVHLDVMDGHFVPNISFGPAIIKALRPWTKAVFDCHLMIAPADPYLAAFADAGCDIITVHAEAGPHLHRSLQTIRALGKKAGVSLNPATPLSVLEHVMDDLDLILIMSVNPGFGGQKYIPAMTDKIAKAKALIGNRPIDLEVDGGVTADNAAEIAKAGANALVAGSAIFKGKGVDDYRKTVDTLRKAAEGGRA